A stretch of the Bradyrhizobium sp. CCBAU 53351 genome encodes the following:
- a CDS encoding 4-oxalocrotonate tautomerase family protein: MPLITVSYTTSRQAPSLKADIASAVSELTAKILHKDPKVTAIIVKSVDADDWFAGGKSLAEQKLASYWLDIHVSEGTNTKDEKAAYLAAMFKRMAEILGPLHPETYAHVDEVKSDAYGFGGLTQERRYIAGKLEVPLQTA, encoded by the coding sequence ATGCCCCTGATCACCGTGTCCTACACCACCTCCCGCCAGGCGCCGTCGCTGAAGGCCGACATCGCGAGCGCCGTGTCCGAGCTCACCGCAAAAATCCTGCATAAGGATCCGAAAGTCACCGCCATTATCGTCAAGTCGGTGGATGCCGATGACTGGTTTGCCGGCGGCAAGTCGCTGGCCGAGCAGAAGCTCGCGAGCTACTGGCTCGACATCCACGTCAGCGAAGGCACCAACACCAAGGACGAGAAGGCGGCCTATCTCGCTGCGATGTTCAAGCGCATGGCCGAGATTCTCGGGCCGCTGCATCCCGAGACCTATGCGCATGTCGACGAGGTCAAGAGTGACGCCTACGGCTTTGGCGGCCTGACCCAGGAGCGGCGCTACATCGCCGGCAAGCTCGAGGTGCCGCTGCAGACGGCGTGA
- a CDS encoding DNA helicase encodes MRLSAPIYHLKRKAKRLSRDENIPLHDALDRVAATEGFSAWSMLAAKAAAMTPANRLFPQFHPGDLVLVGARPGQGKTLMSLELAVEAMKSGHRAAFFSLEYTEQDVFDRLRAIGVEPAQFDDLFEVDCSDAISADYVVKQMAAAPRGTVVVIDYLQLLDQRRENPDLTVQVRALKSFARDRGLIVVFISQIDRSYDPQVKPCPDLGDVRLPNPLDLTLFDKACFLNNSEVQFRTAS; translated from the coding sequence ATGAGACTCTCTGCGCCGATCTATCATCTGAAGCGAAAAGCAAAGCGCCTGTCCCGCGACGAAAACATTCCGCTGCACGATGCACTCGACCGCGTCGCTGCGACGGAAGGGTTTTCCGCCTGGAGCATGCTCGCGGCGAAAGCTGCCGCGATGACGCCGGCGAACAGGCTGTTCCCTCAATTCCACCCCGGCGACCTCGTGCTCGTCGGCGCGCGGCCCGGTCAGGGCAAGACTTTGATGAGCCTCGAGCTTGCCGTGGAGGCCATGAAGTCGGGCCACCGCGCCGCGTTCTTCTCGCTCGAATATACCGAGCAGGATGTTTTCGATCGCTTGCGTGCGATCGGCGTCGAGCCCGCGCAATTCGATGACCTCTTCGAGGTCGACTGCTCCGACGCCATCAGCGCCGATTACGTCGTCAAGCAGATGGCAGCAGCGCCCCGTGGCACGGTCGTGGTGATCGATTATCTGCAGCTGCTCGACCAGAGGCGGGAAAACCCCGACCTTACCGTTCAGGTGCGCGCACTGAAGTCCTTCGCGCGCGACCGGGGACTGATCGTCGTCTTCATCTCACAGATCGACCGATCCTATGATCCCCAGGTCAAGCCCTGCCCTGATCTCGGCGACGTCAGGCTGCCCAACCCGCTGGACCTGACGCTGTTCGACAAGGCATGCTTTTTGAACAATTCCGAAGTCCAGTTCCGCACCGCGAGCTGA
- the lipB gene encoding lipoyl(octanoyl) transferase LipB, whose amino-acid sequence MVNSPQNPREKLDLTSFSAAGGEPVEWRISDAPVAYPEAVAAMEARVAAIAAGEAPELVWLLEHPPLYTSGTSGKETDLLDARFPTFATGRGGQLTYHGPGQRVAYVMLDLKRRRPDVRAYVASLEELILTTLAVFNVRGERREDRVGVWVKRPDKGPEHEDKIAAIGVRLKRWVSFHGIAINVEPELSHFAGIVPCGVVDPRYGVTSLVDLGQLVTMADVDIALRQAFEQLFGPTRAPVAEAAA is encoded by the coding sequence ATGGTTAATTCGCCTCAAAACCCCCGCGAAAAGCTCGATTTGACGTCGTTTTCCGCTGCCGGCGGCGAGCCCGTCGAATGGCGAATCTCGGACGCGCCGGTGGCCTATCCGGAGGCGGTCGCCGCCATGGAGGCGCGGGTCGCCGCGATCGCGGCCGGCGAGGCGCCGGAGCTGGTCTGGCTGCTGGAGCATCCCCCGCTCTACACCTCGGGGACCTCGGGCAAGGAAACCGACCTGCTCGATGCCCGATTCCCGACCTTCGCCACCGGCCGCGGCGGCCAGCTCACCTATCACGGGCCCGGCCAGCGCGTGGCCTATGTCATGCTCGACCTCAAGCGCCGCCGGCCGGACGTCCGGGCCTATGTCGCGAGCCTGGAGGAATTGATCCTGACGACGCTGGCCGTCTTCAACGTCCGCGGCGAACGGCGCGAGGACCGGGTCGGCGTCTGGGTGAAGCGCCCCGACAAGGGGCCTGAGCACGAGGACAAGATCGCGGCGATCGGCGTGCGGTTGAAGCGCTGGGTCTCGTTCCACGGCATCGCCATCAATGTCGAGCCGGAGCTGTCGCATTTCGCCGGCATCGTGCCGTGCGGGGTCGTCGATCCCCGCTACGGCGTCACCTCGCTGGTCGACCTCGGCCAGCTCGTGACCATGGCGGACGTCGATATCGCGCTGCGCCAGGCGTTCGAGCAGCTGTTCGGGCCGACCCGTGCGCCGGTGGCGGAAGCGGCCGCCTGA
- a CDS encoding FliM/FliN family flagellar motor switch protein, which translates to MPTLDKVTVDLMVVLGTTTMPIHQVLRLSRGAIIELDATEADEVKVLANNLPVASGVVLVDRNRIAVEVKQMLPRSPGTR; encoded by the coding sequence GTGCCCACTCTCGATAAAGTCACCGTGGATCTCATGGTCGTCCTCGGGACGACCACCATGCCGATCCATCAGGTATTACGTCTTTCCCGCGGCGCCATCATCGAGCTGGACGCAACCGAGGCCGACGAGGTCAAGGTCCTCGCCAACAACCTGCCGGTCGCCTCCGGGGTCGTGCTGGTGGATCGCAACCGAATCGCGGTCGAGGTCAAGCAGATGCTGCCGCGCTCGCCGGGCACGCGGTAG
- a CDS encoding cysteine hydrolase family protein, which translates to MRNSASDVAEIRDAVHLCIDMQNIFAPGGLWATPWMERVLPTIASIVARYQARTVFTRFITPEDPADRRGQWQRYFHRWHQATRRNLPPSALDLVPALTRFVPPAAIIDKPAYSAFSNPALATSLVDKNVGTVVISGAETDVCVLSTVLSAVDLGFRVVIVEDALCSSSDVGHDALMTMYRTRFHGQVDLVTAEELAEFWRE; encoded by the coding sequence ATGAGAAACAGCGCGTCGGACGTTGCCGAGATCAGGGACGCCGTTCACCTCTGCATCGACATGCAGAACATTTTCGCTCCCGGCGGTTTGTGGGCGACGCCGTGGATGGAGCGGGTCCTGCCGACGATCGCTTCGATCGTTGCACGCTATCAGGCCAGAACTGTCTTCACGCGCTTCATTACCCCGGAAGATCCCGCGGATCGTCGCGGGCAGTGGCAGCGATATTTTCATCGATGGCACCAGGCAACGCGCAGGAATCTTCCGCCGTCCGCCCTCGATCTCGTGCCGGCCCTGACCAGGTTCGTTCCGCCGGCCGCGATCATCGACAAGCCGGCTTATTCCGCGTTCAGCAATCCCGCGCTTGCGACCTCGCTGGTCGACAAGAACGTCGGCACGGTCGTGATCTCGGGCGCCGAGACGGATGTTTGCGTGCTCTCGACGGTGCTGAGCGCCGTCGATCTCGGCTTCCGGGTCGTCATCGTCGAGGACGCGCTGTGCTCATCGTCGGACGTCGGGCACGACGCGCTCATGACGATGTATCGCACCCGCTTCCACGGCCAGGTCGACCTCGTGACCGCTGAGGAGCTGGCCGAGTTCTGGCGGGAGTAG